The following coding sequences lie in one Pseudorasbora parva isolate DD20220531a chromosome 18, ASM2467924v1, whole genome shotgun sequence genomic window:
- the LOC137046233 gene encoding olfactory receptor 8G17-like — MDNLTFTNNILLVEGLKVTPQSSQPVFILLLLGYVFTMVSNIGLIFFISTEKNLHDPMHFLFCNLPLNDIMGTTVIMPRLLQDILREPSERYISYAECVIQAYFVHVFAAACHYVLMIMAYDRYVAICNPLRYTTIMTNKMVIKLSAFAWGLALLLVTIMIGLTLRLSHCRYKIENPFCDNASLFKLSCENVDINNVYGLFYSTSVLCLSLLCIFLTYTRIAAVCVTSKNKALNSKAIKTCSTHLAVYLIMVISVFTFILLHRFPEYSDSRKLASIMFHIVPPGLNPLVYGLQTKEIRQKIVKNCWRKK, encoded by the coding sequence ATGGACAACCTGACATTCACAAACAACATTCTTCTCGTGGAGGGATTGAAAGTTACACCTCAGTCATCTCAGCCTGTTTTCATTCTCCTTCTCTTGGGTTATGTTTTTACAATGGTATCAAACATTGGACTTATATTTTTTATCTCAACAGAGAAGAATCTGCATGACCCAATGCATTTTCTGTTCTGCAACTTGCCACTGAATGATATAATGGGGACAACTGTCATTATGCCACGCTTGCTGCAGGACATTTTAAGGGAACCATCAGAGCgctatatatcatatgctgagtGTGTTATTCAAGCTTATTTTGTGCATGTATTTGCAGCAGCATGCCACTATGTGCTGATGATCATGGCCTATGACAGATATGTGGCTATATGTAATCCACTGCGATACACAACTATAATGACCAATAAAATGGTTATTAAACTATCAGCATTTGCTTGGGGCCTGGCCCTTCTCTTAGTCACTATTATGATAGGACTCACTCTGCGTCTATCTCACTGTAGGTATAAAATTGAAAACCCTTTCTGTGACAATGCCTCACTGTTTAAACTGTCATGTGAAAATGTGGACATAAATAATGTGTATGGACTTTTTTATAGTACCAGTGTACTCTGTCTGTCTTTGCTGTGTATATTTTTAACATATACCAGGATTGCTGCTGTATGCGTAACCAGCAAAAACAAAGCACTCAACAGCAAAGCCATAAAAACCTGCAGTACTCATTTAGCTGTTTATTTAATCATGGTCATTTCTGTCTTCACTTTTATTTTACTTCATCGTTTTCCTGAATACTCTGACAGCAGGAAACTAGCTAGTATTATGTTTCACATTGTACCACCAGGATTAAATCCTTTAGTATATGGTTTACAAACCAAAGAAATAAGACAAAAGATTGTAAAAAACTGTTGGAGAAAAAAGTGA
- the LOC137046254 gene encoding olfactory receptor 8G17-like, with protein MDNLTFTNSILLVEGLKVTPQSSQPVFILLLLGYVFTMVSNIGLIFLISTEKNLHDPMHFLFCNLPLNDIMGTTVIMPRLLQDILREPSERYISYAECVIQAYFVHVFTAACHYVLMIMAYDRYVAICNPLRYTTIMTNKMVIKLSALAWGLALLLVTIMIGLTLRLSHCRYNIENPFCDNASLFKLSCENVLINNVFGLVYSTSVLCLSLLCVFLTYIRIATVCITSKNKAINSKAIKTCSTHLAVYLIMVVSGTTFILLHRFPEYSDSRKLASIMFHIVPPGLNPLVYGLQTKEIRQKIVKQWWGEK; from the coding sequence ATGGACAACCtgacattcacaaacagcattCTCCTCGTCGAGGGATTGAAAGTTACACCTCAGTCATCTCAGCCTGTTTTCATTCTCCTTCTCTTGGGTTATGTTTTTACAATGGTATCAAACATTGGACTTATATTTCTGATCTCAACAGAGAAGAATCTGCATGACCCAATGCATTTTTTGTTCTGCAACTTGCCACTGAATGATATAATGGGGACAACTGTCATTATGCCACGCTTGCTGCAGGACATTTTAAGGGAACCATCAGAGCgctatatatcatatgctgagtGTGTTATTCAAGCTTATTTTGTGCATGTATTTACAGCAGCATGCCACTATGTGCTGATGATCATGGCCTATGACAGATATGTGGCTATATGTAATCCATTGCGATACACAACTATAATGACCAATAAAATGGTTATTAAACTATCAGCATTAGCTTGGGGCCTGGCCCTTCTCTTAGTCACTATTATGATAGGACTCACTCTGCGTCTATCTCACTGTAGGTATAACATTGAAAACCCTTTCTGTGACAATGCCTCACTGTTTAAACTGTCCTGTGAAAATGTGCTCATAAATAATGTGTTTGGACTTGTTTATAGTACCAGTGTACTCTGTCTGTCTTtgctgtgtgttttcttaacGTATATCAGGATTGCTACTGTATGCATAACTAGCAAAAACAAAGCAATCAACAGCAAAGCCATAAAAACCTGCAGTACTCATTTAGCTGTTTATTTAATCATGGTCGTTTCTGGAACAACTTTTATTTTACTTCATCGTTTTCCTGAATACTCTGACAGCAGGAAACTAGCTAGTATAATGTTTCACATTGTACCACCAGGATTAAATCCTTTAGTATATGGTTTACAAACCAAAGAGATAAGACAAAAGATTGTAAAACAATGGTGGGGGGAAAAATGA